The following is a genomic window from Polaribacter atrinae.
TAAAAAAATCTTTAATATTATGATTTTCATATGGTTTCCAAAGTATTTGTTTGTGTTTTATTGCGTGGTTTAGCACCTAACTTAGCAAGTAAAAACCGAATAGAAAATCCGTGAATATTTTAGTTAGTAGGCGATAACTAGCAATAAATTGTATAGGGTGTTGCCTTACGTTATTTTATATGTTAGTTAATTTGTAAATAGAAACTATTTGTTCTTAAATTATAATTATCCGTTTTATATAAATCAGTCAATGCAGTTTGATTATTATATCCAACTCCAATATTCCAAGTTTCTAAAATTTCGTAGTTAATTAAAACTCCGACAAAAGCTTCTAAAAAATAACCTTTACTTTGTTGTTTTAAATCATTCTCAATTTCGATGTTGCTTTTAAATCCAGCTTTTAAAATTGGTTCTAAATTCCCTAACTGAAAATTATAATCGATTGATATTGGAATTACTAAAAATCTTTGTTTCAACGTTTCAGGTGAATAACCCGGAAAAGTTCCAATAAAATCACAAGTTCCACAACTATAAGTTCCAGTAAAATCTTTATTTGAATATAAAAGTCCAGATGAAACGCTTATTTTTTCATTAAACAAGAATTGTGTAATTACTCCGATAGTATGGTTATTCTTGTCAAATTCAATTCCGTATCCATTTATGTTTCCTTCTGTAACGATAAAGTCATTATTCTGTCCGTTGTCAATAGATAATTTATCCATTGAATATTCAATTCCTATTTTCCATTTTGAACTCTCTTGCGCATAAAAGCTCAATTAAAATAGTAAAAATGTTATTAGCAAAGTTTTTTTCATAATGTTGAGTAGCTACTTATATAGGTTCTTAAACTAGCTATATAATACTAAAAAGGAGGGATTTTAAAACTTTTTAAAGGTATTATACTGCTATTGTATAGCGTGTTTTTAATAAGTAGACTAATGTAGTTCCTTTTTACTAACTGTCAAATATTCATGCTAATAAATATTACTTTTTACAGATTTATATAGCTCTTTACAAGTACAAAAGATTGGTTTTATTTTGGTAAGTTAATGTGTTTTTAAAAAGATACTTTTGGAAAGCAAACAAGTAGCCGCTTTAAATAAACAGAATACCACTATGCCATTGTTTGCTTATTTTAATAACAATTCTCATCTATAAAAAGCTAGTATTGGTATATAAAATACCGTAAAACATCAATTATGTGGCAGCAAAAGCCTAAATAGTTTTACCTTTGGTTTACAGAGGAACATTCCAATAGTTCCCTATGAATTTT
Proteins encoded in this region:
- a CDS encoding outer membrane beta-barrel protein, producing the protein MSFYAQESSKWKIGIEYSMDKLSIDNGQNNDFIVTEGNINGYGIEFDKNNHTIGVITQFLFNEKISVSSGLLYSNKDFTGTYSCGTCDFIGTFPGYSPETLKQRFLVIPISIDYNFQLGNLEPILKAGFKSNIEIENDLKQQSKGYFLEAFVGVLINYEILETWNIGVGYNNQTALTDLYKTDNYNLRTNSFYLQIN